The nucleotide window GCTAATAAGATCAGCATTGGAATGTACGACCCTTTGGCTGATATTTAATAGTGCTCCATTTATGATAAGTGATAACTTTCTAGCTACTGTTGAGTGGCTTAAAGTGCAAAAACTGCTAAATAAAGCTAAACCCTAGTTCAAATTATGGAATTTTCAGCAATGGATGTGGTATAAAAGTGCCTAAACCAAGAAAAATCGATACCTTCAGCACAATTGTTAGCATCACGGGGAAGCTTGGAAACAAGGCAAGCCGATGCAACCGCACTGTGAACCGGTTGAAGAGTGCTCAGTTCTCGTCGAACCAACCTTTAACACAGGACCCAAAGGAACCAAAATCACCGTACAGTGACAtatataaggaaaaaaaaaaaccccaattCATTCTATTAACAAAGAAACATTTAAAAAAAGTACGGAGAAAGGCGGGTAGAAGGACGAGTGGAAGTGGAACGAAGTGAAGAATTGGGAACCGAAAATGAGATTCTTGATGCTGTTGCTGTTCTTAAGACTGGACGAAGAAATGAAGATCTTGCTGCAATTGTAGCTGCCATCTCTTCAAAGCCCTGGTTCCCAAACCCGTAAATTTCCAGGCTACTTTGCTTGGTTTAACAGAAGAGTTGAACAAAACAAGGTCCATTTGCTTGTAGTTGATAGAGCCCAATTCAATTGGTAAACCAAAACACCCAAATCAGAAAATAAAATGAAGCTACCAACAATACCCCGATAGCAAAGGTAGTAGCTAGCCTTCAAAATCATTCCCCTACTGGCTGGAACCTTCCATTCCAATGCATATCCCTTCGTACCTTTCGtacttcaatttaatttttacttttttaaaaataaaataaaactatataattaataattttaaaatcaacattttatataaatatatttaggttaaaatatgtcatatgtTTTTTACAATTTTGGAATTTAGTCCCAATATTATAATGGAAGTTCTAGATTTGTAATGCAAAATTATAATGGGAGTGCAAGATTGCAAATGCCACTACTAATTAGCATTGCAAAAATTGTCCAAACAAAAACACAAATAACACTAAGATTTGTTTATGTAGTTCAATTTTTCTATGTTTGTAATGTCTCATTCaataagtaattttattatttttaatccaTAATATAATAAGTGATTCACAATCTATCACTTTCCAAGTAGAGAGATTTTACCTTTATACCTAAAGACTAGAACACTCACCTCCAAATCCTCTTCTTGAGAACTCGAGCAATAAACACTCAACAATGTTTGCAATAACTATTTGTACTCTCTCACAAAAATAGTTCTTCAATGAACAAACTAGAATACACTCAATAAGTTCTTATACAAAACCTAGACAAACCTCAAAGCATATATTAATTTTCAGCTTGCTAACGTAGAATATAAGTAAATACAAAATAACTCATTGAAAATAGCTATGATTCTCTAAATTCAGCAATGTAATCTCAATCGAATTTCCACATCCCAAGGGTTGAAGGGTTGAATTGATTCATTTGtatccaatttaattttcaaaggCCAATTATTTTTATAGATAGACCATAATATATTCAATATAAAAGTATATTAACAAATCTAAAAATTTTCTTCATTAAATTGTCAAATCGAATAAGACAAATAATAAATTACTTCAGTGACAGCCAATAATAGGTACGGCCAAGTGCCGCTCAACTCAAATTCTCACATCTTGCCTCaacatagtatatatatatatgaaaaacattttaaaaaatattaattaatttaaaatacattGAAACACAtcaatgctatatatatatattatattaatattaaaaaaaaaaaacattcattGATACCATACTAACCGCGTCCAAATAAAACAATTTATAGTAGCTAGCCATTGGTTAGTAAGCACATCAAAATCCAACAAAGCATATTGGACAGAGTCAAAGAATTTAATGTTTCAAAataagatttttattttaaaaatgtgaAAAAGAAATATCCAACTCTGAAATAATCCAAAGTGTTGGACAAGAACTATCATGAACTTTGCTCATTTGGTATAGTAGGGTCAATGACCAAATCATACACATCATCTTCCAACCCCCACTTTTCTAACAGCTAGATGGGCTTTACCACCAAATTTTGCTAACCCCCTTTCTCCCTCTATGCTTAAAATAGATGTCTCGATTTAGAAATTGATGAGACACGCATATAAATTTATCGAatacttttatttaaatttatttaatataaataattacatatgttttgaaaataaaaaagaaagatatTCAAAGCTCAAACGTTAGAATTTATTGCTAGGCGTTGCTTTCCCCAACTGGAAGGGGTCTAAATTGGTGGCAGTTCCTTCCCACCACCAAAAGATCCAGCTAgcaatctttttttatttttgcctTTCAATCAATTAGCCTTTGTGGGTTGGCTGACCCATCATCACGTTTGTCTATATATTGTACATATAGATGTTGggaccccccccccccccttttgccATCAAAGCCAGCTTTCACATATTACTATTCATACTTGTCCATTTTCTTACTTTTTTTCTTCAACAAAATTTCCGCATTCCTCCATTGCCATTGTTATCCTAGTGTGATGACAAATATGGCTGGCTCCACCCACTCAATACTTATATTAAAATCAATACTAActcaatatttaatttattagttaaaaatgTCCATTATATCTTTAAGATTGTGAGATTGATCTGTAAACTGTGTTTATGTGCGTAaaaaattgcaacataaatcTACTAATTAAATCTaacaaaaatttataataaaaaataaagtatGTGTGCTTTATATATTATGAATTAAGTTGAAGAAAATGGTTAGTGAGGATGCATAAATATAACAGGTGAGATCACATGAATTGGCACCATATCCACTGTGGTTTTTATGATGGTCTTTCTTTAAATGCTTGGAAATAAGCAGATTTGAGGGCATTTCCTTTaacattaaaaagaaaattaaataaataaattgttgaaaagtattatataatgAGTTTAATTTTGAATCTTAAAGTGCACAATTTCTTTCtttatcaaacaaaaaaaaaaggattagTCTTAAAATTACTCAGATGCATCTGGTGAAGAAGACAAGGTACATGTGTATTGTAATGAAAGGTTTCTATCAATCTAAAATTCAGTTTAAAGGGAAAATTTATTTAGATGAGATAGGGAAAAAAAGGTATGTTAATTAACTTTGTCTACTTAAATATTGCAATTTTGCAGCTGTTgtatttagtgatttttatgaTTCACCATAAATGACTATATCCAACTTTCCCCCCACCCATtcccttaatttttatttttttttttgcattttttgATGTTTGTTTCCTAAAAATTAATTTCATTAGTAAAATTAAATTTTGGGtctataaattttttttgaagtaatgactaattaatcaattaattaaaactatttcAATTTACTAATGACTAGCTGATGAAGTAGTGAGTACCAGAGTAGTTCAATTAATTAATATGGAGTGTGATAATGTTACCCTTACATTCTTAAGACTCTTTCAAAATGATTCAAATGTGACAATCACTTCAAACTCAAAACTTTCTCTCGTCGACTATCTCGATATCAATGCTCCGAATGCTAATTAGACAAACGCATGACAATCATAATAAACCAATCATCCTAAAATCACTTCACATGCACATTTAAACAATTACCCACATAACAATTTAGCTAAAAATGgattctatgcataaaatatcAACAACATTAACCATCACAATCAGTTTTGtatgagaaataaaataaaataaaaagggttaaaAAATGTTCAATAATTGAAATCTAAGCTTAAGTCCATGCATTTATGATTTTGTGCAAGAATGGGCTGCAACTGTTCCGCCTGATTCTTCCAGTTTGCTAGAAAGAAATGCTCTTCTTTCTTAATTGGTTAATGAATATGTGGTTTATGTCCATGACCCTTCCTCGGGTGCTACTAGCTGATGCAGCAGGTGTTGCGTATCCTACATCAGCCTCTTCATTATTGTACTAGGGATTGTCCCTCcttttataaccatttttttagaaGTGTAATGAGTATTTTAGCAAATGTTTTTTAATTGAGAGGTGTAACAAAATGATTTCATTAATTCCATTTTCACTCATAATCTAAAATCAATTTTTCACATTTAATTGGTTCTTCATCCAATTTTTAAGGcgttgaaatttatttaatttttagagcgtttttattttaatcacttaATTGTTAAATCTTTAATAGCAATTGACCGTAGATGCCATATCATATTTATACattcattttagtcactcaacttttagATCACTTTCATTTTGGTCAGTCAAAAAAATATCGTTTTTTAAAGTATTGATCGGGATAAAAAACaataaggattaaagtgaaaaagtggtagaaactaaaataatgctTTAAAAAGTTGTCAAATAGTACTTGCTTACCCCCTTACCaaaagttttaatttattttcaatattgaaattttaaatttcaaaacatcaaaatcaaataaataaattattgaaaatcTTTTATCCATTAATACATCAACCAATTTAttactataatattaaaattaatttaatctccttctaaattgtaaattttattttataattccaaattaaaataaactcaaataactcttttaataattttatatgaaacCCAAATGAAGAACAAgcgattaatttaattaattgcaaaacttttctttgtttttagctTAGCACAAAAGATTAGAGattatataattaaaagaattttaaGTTTCATTGacaattattaaatatgagttatttgagttgttttcattaaaataatttagaaacataaaatatcaaatattacAATAATAAATCATTTGATATTATTAGGAGATAATAAATTTTCaacaaattatttaattgattttgatgttttgaaatttaaaattttaatattaaaaaattatcattttcaaTGATGAGATAAAGAAATACAATTTGACAAgttttaatgtattattttaattttaccagTTTTTCACTTTATTCCTTATTTTTTTACTCCAATcaatacttaaaaatatatatttttagggtgaccaaaataaaacaaCTAAGAAGTTGGATAACTCAAATGAAAATATAAACATGATACGACGTGTATTTAATCGTTATTAAAGATTTAACAATTAGATAACTAAAACAAAAATACTCTAAAATTTAAatgacaaaattataaaaatttcattttgaGTGAAAAAATAAAAACTTCCTAAAAGTGAAATCAGCATCGGGTAGCTTGCCCAATTGTTTAATACCCAAATCAAAGACTTTTGCATCATCCTTGCCTctaaaattcaatattttattctACTGTTTTGAATTTGAGTTGCATGGTAAATAGAATTAAGTTTAGATagtaattttttttacttatataaGATTCGATCGAGTCTAGCAATAAAATATATTTCttcatttaatatattaaaataataatctaAAACCAACTAAACTTACTTGGTGATGCATCATAtgggttaaaattttaaattttaaaatattttaattaaatctttaaaatattagtattatattaattaaatttttttattaatgtaaTCGTTAATTTGGGTATTAAATATTAGTTCAGATCTATCATGAAGAATTTAAAACATAAAgatcaaaattcaaacacatGTCTCGTATTTTTCGACTTTTCTTCTCCAAGTTAAACTCAGTTTTTAGTTTTTCACTTAAACTCTGATTAGtgttggttattttaatattatttgatctACAaaattagcctataaataggtcaTTTTTCTCCCTAGAAAAATAATCCATTACACATTTAGATATTAGTTTTTACAAGCTTTCAAAtaattttgtatttatattttaaGGGTTCTTATTTCGGGTTTGGGGTTTAATTTTATCTTCATCTTTTATACTATTCATTTTTCCGTTTCAGTGAAATTATCTTTGTCCATGGTTTTTTATACTTTTCAGAGGGATTTTttcatgtaaaatatttgtattcgatcttttcaatttcttcgtTATTTTATTTATTCGTTGCTTAACCGATTTTATTACCCAataaattggtattagagctagttcaattttcgcAATTAACTCATCCAGAtatggcaacaacaaggtttgatattgataagttcgATAGCATCACAAATTCCAATCTATAGCAAGTTCGGATGATAACAATTTTGATTTAGGGCGATCTTGAGAAGGCTTTTATAGAGAAGAAGCCTTCAGACATGGATAAATTAAAATTGGATAGGTTAGATAAAAAAAAGGGCTTTATCCACGACATTCACCTTGTGGAAATGGttaaaaactctttatgcgacaAAATCTCTGGCTAACCAACTAGTGTTAAAACATCGGTTATACATGTTCCGCATGAACAATGTGAGCaccttagagatcacatcagtcaatttattactcttttgaatgatttaaagaatTTTGAGGTTCATATTAACGATGAAAATTagactatgctattattgtgctctttacccctttCATACAAATCTTTCAGGGaaaccctgatttatggcagagttAATCTCTCATTCGAGGATGTGAAGAGTTTTAATCTCTCATTCGGGGATGTGAAGAGTCATCTGTTGAGTAAAGAAAAACTCGGCAATGAGTTTAGTTCAAATAACAAATCGGATAGGCAAGTATTGGTTTTGGTAACATCAAGGAAGCAAGACAAGAGATGTtattgtaagaagttaggtcacATCAAGGCAGATTGTTACAAACTGTGAAATAAAAGGACTGCTGAGAGCAATAAGGAAGATTTagttggtgctaatttggccaatgACAAGGGTGACAATTTCTTGttggtgtcaacaagtgaaaactCTAAGCTTACGTTTGAGTGGATCCTGGATTTCAGGTGTTCTTTCCACATATGTCCCAGTAGGGACTGGTTCTTCATATATAGttcagttgaaggtggagttgtgcgcatagGAATGGTTCACCCAGTAAGGTAACCGATATTGGTACTGTTTAGATTAGGATGCACGACAAGACAATTAGGACACTGCCAAATGTAAGGCATGTTCCTGACTTAAAGAAAAACCTCATCTCCTTAGGAATTTTGAACTCGAAGGTTGTAGAATTAACATTAAGTCAAACAAAATTAATGTATCTCGTGGGGCTCTCGTTTTGATGAAAGATAAAAAGATTGATAATCTTTATGTTCTGGAAGGATCAATGGTGATTAGTGAAACAAGGCGTCCCTCGTCTATTAAGAATCGAAGTCAATTAGTTTGATACGGAGACAATTTGGTCATAGAAGGGGAAAAGGTACGACCGTTTCATATAAAAGAgtttctcttttggatgcagatTTTGAAAAGAAAGGGCATTGCGTTCGTGGAAATTAGACTTGGGTCAGTTTTGATTTGATAGTGCACAAGTCGAAGACTAAAAGACTTCTAGCTTCTAAACACAACTTCAACTCAATTAATATCTTGCATAGTTCGAGATAAGCCCATGATGGGCTTTCGCAAAGAAGGTGCTGTGAAAATACGAGTCAAGGTAGAGATTCATGGAGTTATGCCTCGtattttttagtttttcttcTCCCAATTAAACTCCGTTTTAGTTTCCCACTTAAACTCTGATTAGTGTTGGTTATTTGATAGTGCACAAGTCGAAGACTAAAAGACTTCTAGCTTCTAAGCACAACTTCAACTCAATTAATATCTTGCATAGTTTGAGATAAGCCCATGATGGGCTTTCGCAAAGAAGGTGCTGtgaaaatatgagtcaaggtggagattcgTGGAGTTATGCCTcttattttttagtttttcttcTCCCAATTAAACTCAGTTTTTAGTTTCCCACTTAAACTCTGATTATtgttggttattttaatattatttgacctacaatttagcctataaataggcttttTTTCCACCCTAAAAAAATAACTCATTACACATTTAATTATTAGCTTTTACAAGCTttcagagaattttgtgtttatgttttgagggttcttatttcaagtttcggggtttagttttatctccatATTTTGTACTCTTTGTTTTTACCTTTTTAGTGGAATTATCTTTAcccatggttttttatcctcttcaaaaggggtttttccacgtaaaatatttgtgtacgatcttttcaattttttcattttttttacttgttcgttgcttaactAGGTTTATCTCCAACAATGCATTTGTACATATTATATGAACAATTTGTATCTAAAATGTTAGAAATATAGAAATAATCCTCCTAAATTTTAATATCACCACTTTGTTTTTTTTCTCTAACATATCAAATCTAAACTGAccatgccatattatatatttgtttaaagtttgatttatgtgtttttagagaAACTCCATGTGAAATTTGAGTTGATTTTAGGTTGAAAGATCTAACCGATACTGATACTTTAATGATTCAATTAATACGTTTTGAAATTTATATTTGGTATGATTAGCCGTAAATCTAtcaactattttttaaaaaattaaggtgATTaacttgaattattaattatttaaatgtagttataaaatatttaaattttgataaaataatattttttagttttttgtataataatttttaataaatatataaaatataaaattgattcAATATGATAACCTTTAAACAtgtttattttgaataatttatttaattaacttcATTAATAAATTAATCTAACCTTTAAACCCAACATTTGCATGACACTATATGAAAATATCCAAAATAGAATAATTTTGATACGCTAAACACACCATATACCAAAAAGAAAAAGGTTAATTGACTAAATAagttgttttttaaaaaaaatttaagaaaataggtCTTTTTTGGAGAGAGATTGTAAGAGCACTTCCAGCTGGGCATAATTTCCCTTTTAAGCTGCattttttgattattttttaaaGTAATCAATTTTTGGTTAGATGGTTAAATGTTAGTGGCTTTGTCCTTAAGttcacatttgtattttttatttcaggttgttttaagcttttttttaattaatattttttaacatATTAGCTCTCTTGGTTAGAtggttatataataataatttctttgcatggggtttaaaaaataatttttttggtgTCGGCACTACAATAGTCGGCACCCATATGTATTTTTTCACCCATATTTTGTAAAATATAGGTATTATCTagttcaaaaaataataattttttattaggtGTCGGCGTACATGTGGCTGACATcgccaaaaataaatttatttttttcgaTGTTTTTTTGTGTTGGTACTGTGGTGGCCGACACCCATGTTaggtaaaataaaaaattgatccAGTGTTCCTAGTGGCCGACACctagtaaaaaattaaattttttttatattttttggtgTCAGCATTGTGGTGGCCGACACCTATGTCAGTATTTTTTTTTGATCTCGTGTTTTTAGTGGCCGAAACCAcagtaaaaaattaatttttttatgccGGCCTTCTATTTGTCAGCACCCGTGTTTGAAAAAGATGATTTTATTTTTGTCGACTATCTCATTGTCAGCACCCAAACATGCTATATATtgtatttttctatgttttggttgagttttttttttttttgctttaacaatttaaaaaaaaacagagCCATATTGGTGTTTTGTTGAAAAGGAAACAAATTTTGTTGAAGATGAATAACCAAATACTGTTAGTGTATGTTCATTTCGATGGAGAAATGGTAAATACAACTAAAGAAGGTTGTGTATTTCAAAGTCACCAAAAAATAGGAATGAGATTCAATAAGTCTGTAATGCTGGCGGAAATGAAACAAAAGATTAGTGCAAACATAACTACCTATTATGGAAAGTAGATGTCAAGATTGttttacaaattttcaatttcaacGGATCCGTTGAAGTTCTTGGATATGGAGCTTGTAAATGATGATGATATGACCACCATGATCACAATTTATTGCACCCCTGAGATTGAGAATCATCGATCGATTGCTTTATTTGCATAGTTAACCGATCCGAACCCATTCAAATTTTTCCTCTAGTAAGTCAGCATTACAGATTTGATTTTGATCTTAATATTTGCTGGGAAGATCAGTCAGACTGTGGAGGGACATTACAAACACCCGAAAATCCAAACTACAGTGGATGTTCgtataacaacccaattttgggttCTCGTCTAGAGATACATCTAGAGGTGTTGGGCACTATAGCAAATAATGATAAAGGGTCCGATAATGAAGATCAGTCCACCATGATCTTGAAGAATTTAGTTACCCTAACTTAGATGAGGTCTCAGAAGATATAGATGATGAAGGCGTGGTGGAGGGTCAAGATGTGCACCCCTATTCGGTCGAGAACATGAGATTTGGTATAGTTATACGAAATGATTTAGAGACCCATATGTCAAGTGTAAACCCCGATGTGATGCTTGCATACGagttccctaaatacctaaataTAGTACTTGCTCACTTGATGAGGGTAGTATATATGCAATAAAGCGATACAACATGAAGTTGTTAGTGGACTACAAAGTATCAAAGTCTACACAGGTTTTATATGTTGGTAAATGTTAAAAGGTTGACAATGGTTGTAATTGGCGGTTCAGGCTGCATTTATGCAAATGACTCAAATGTGGACAATTAGAAAATTAGAAGGGCGTCATCCCTACATAATTGCATGTATGATGCAAGACTACCAAAAATTAGATACGATAACAATATGCAACTGCATCATGCTGTTGGTACAAAACACGCTCACTATTCATGTACTAGTCTTTATTGTAGACATGCAAGCTCGATTCATCTATAAGGTGTCCTACAGAAAAGCATGGTGAGCAAAACAGATGGTGATAGAGCTGTTGTATGGTGATTAGGATACGTTACACAACAAACTTCAAGGGTGGATAGTTGTGATGTAAGAGTATGAGCTAGGTACCATGATTGATTTGTAAACACTATCGCATAAAAGCTCGAACGACGGAATACAATTAAGGAGACGAGTTTTCCACCAATTGTTTTGGACATTTGATCTCTGTGTTAGGGTCTTCTCTTATTGCAATTCGTTGGTGTAGGTGATGGTACCTAACTTTACGGTAAATATACGCAAATACTCCTGGTTGCAGTTGCAAAAGATGACAACTGAAACATATTGTCGATCGCTTTCACCATCGTGGAGTCAAAGAACTTCAAATTGTGAGAATTTTTCTTGAGAAAATTGTGGAAGCATATTGTTAGACAAGATAACATTTGCATTATTTCCTTCAGATCGAAGGGACTACTAACTGCGATTAGGCGTTCTGGGTCTCTGTGGAAGTATGTTTACTAGATATAACACATCGCTGCAAACTTccacaaggatttcaaaaataaagaTTGACGCAAAGAATTCATGAACATGGGTAAAAAAATCCCAAGCCTAAATTTATATGttcctgttttatttttaatcctgtttttaaattattggtatctattcataattttttaatcctgtttttaaattattggtatatgttcataatttattttaatattgtttttaaatttatcgaccatattttatttttaatcttgtTTCTAAATTTATctgttcatattttatttttatcctatttttaaattattgg belongs to Gossypium arboreum isolate Shixiya-1 chromosome 7, ASM2569848v2, whole genome shotgun sequence and includes:
- the LOC108483043 gene encoding uncharacterized protein LOC108483043, giving the protein MAATIAARSSFLRPVLRTATASRISFSVPNSSLRSTSTRPSTRLSPLVRRELSTLQPVHSAVASACLVSKLPRDANNCAEGLFANYLSPI